The following are from one region of the Pirellulales bacterium genome:
- a CDS encoding DNA-directed RNA polymerase subunit alpha C-terminal domain-containing protein — protein MSVTTAAANVKQIVLTNGTFGPQEIQQIVDAISDDPLNHRVLREATNELEASEDRSPAAAVRLGVCFYILGRYNMAIDTLKAADGGALAHFYMGKSHASQENFELANTSFLNAAKAGYDSDMCTLARAECLRLSGQPQEALALLDKLSGAVEQTSEYLYQRGATVAAIGGNPYEVIALYERAVEVDGRHAGALFGLAMENERRGNDETAQQYYERSIARYPAHVGALLNLGVLYEDRSQFEKANNCYQRVLDIFPMHPRARLFQKDVSAAKDMFFDEDAQRRKDRLSQVLNIPVTDFELSVRSRNCLVKMGVNTLGDLARTSEADLLASKNFGETSLVEIREMMATKGLALGMFANEKVEPEPVFEPEAFSPDEQALLDRPISDLNLSVRARKCMIRLGMNTIGELLRKTGDDLLECKNFGVTSLNEVREKLTLKGLKLRGD, from the coding sequence ATGTCGGTGACCACCGCGGCCGCGAACGTCAAACAAATTGTTTTAACCAATGGCACCTTTGGACCACAAGAAATCCAGCAAATTGTGGATGCGATCAGCGACGACCCGCTCAATCACCGGGTGTTGCGCGAAGCGACCAACGAATTAGAAGCCAGCGAAGACCGCTCTCCCGCGGCCGCCGTGCGCTTAGGCGTCTGCTTTTATATCCTGGGCCGTTACAATATGGCCATCGACACGCTTAAGGCGGCGGATGGCGGAGCCTTGGCCCATTTTTACATGGGAAAAAGCCATGCCTCGCAGGAAAACTTTGAACTGGCCAACACCAGCTTTTTAAATGCCGCCAAAGCTGGCTATGATTCGGATATGTGTACCCTGGCTCGGGCCGAATGCCTGCGCTTGTCCGGCCAACCTCAAGAAGCCCTGGCCCTGCTGGATAAACTTTCCGGCGCTGTCGAGCAAACATCTGAATATCTCTATCAACGAGGAGCCACCGTCGCGGCCATCGGTGGTAACCCGTACGAGGTGATCGCTCTCTACGAGCGTGCCGTGGAGGTGGACGGACGCCACGCCGGAGCGCTATTTGGCCTGGCCATGGAAAATGAACGCCGGGGGAATGACGAAACCGCCCAGCAATATTATGAACGCTCGATCGCCCGTTATCCGGCCCACGTGGGAGCGCTATTAAACCTGGGCGTGTTGTATGAGGACCGCTCGCAGTTTGAAAAGGCGAACAACTGCTACCAGCGGGTCTTGGATATTTTTCCCATGCATCCCCGGGCGCGATTGTTTCAAAAGGATGTTTCCGCCGCTAAGGATATGTTCTTTGACGAGGATGCCCAACGCCGCAAAGATCGCCTGAGCCAGGTGTTGAATATTCCCGTGACGGATTTTGAACTCTCCGTTCGCAGCCGTAATTGCCTGGTAAAAATGGGGGTCAACACGCTGGGTGATCTGGCCCGCACGTCCGAGGCGGATTTGCTGGCCAGCAAGAACTTTGGCGAAACCAGTTTGGTCGAAATTCGCGAAATGATGGCGACCAAGGGGCTGGCCCTAGGCATGTTTGCCAACGAAAAAGTCGAACCGGAACCGGTGTTTGAGCCAGAAGCCTTTAGCCCGGATGAGCAAGCCCTGTTGGACCGGCCGATTTCTGATCTCAATCTGTCGGTGCGGGCCCGCAAGTGCATGATTCGCTTGGGAATGAACACCATTGGCGAATTACTGCGCAAGACCGGTGACGATTTGCTGGAATGCAAAAACTTTGGCGTCACCAGCCTGAACGAAGTGCGGGAAAAGCTCACGCTCAAGGGACTTAAACTACGTGGGGATTGA
- a CDS encoding diacylglycerol kinase family protein, producing MLQRITRLSDKTHVLIACNPKSGQGPNLALIQKLQSLLIDVGYTVLVTTDLEVLLRQAADWQAQDLLRAVIAAGGDGTLNLLVNRLTEGVPLLVLPLGTENLLAKYLGITVDPATIVRILRQGWTYAFDAGRAGDRLFLLMFSCGLDADVVHRLHAVRKGPISHLSYIPPLWEALQKYNYPEFGIRWDFSGSREAEKSQTTSALQARWAFISNLPCYAGQLRVAPLAVGDDGLLDLCAFQGGTFLHSLKYLSGVFFGLHHRMPDCRVAQFRRVLLESDIPVPFQVDGDPGGTLPVRIEVVPGRFLALVPGEWLEKERKW from the coding sequence ATGTTACAGCGCATCACACGCCTATCAGATAAGACCCACGTGTTGATTGCGTGCAACCCCAAGTCCGGTCAAGGCCCCAATCTCGCCCTGATTCAAAAGCTGCAATCCCTACTGATTGACGTTGGCTACACCGTCTTAGTTACAACCGACCTGGAAGTGTTGCTGCGGCAAGCCGCCGACTGGCAAGCCCAGGATTTATTACGCGCGGTCATTGCCGCCGGAGGGGATGGAACGCTAAATCTGCTGGTTAATCGCCTTACCGAGGGGGTGCCGTTGTTGGTTTTGCCCCTGGGGACCGAAAACCTACTGGCCAAGTATTTGGGGATCACCGTGGATCCCGCGACCATCGTGCGTATCCTAAGGCAGGGCTGGACATACGCCTTTGACGCTGGCAGGGCAGGCGACCGGCTGTTCTTGCTGATGTTTAGTTGTGGGCTGGATGCCGATGTCGTCCATCGACTGCATGCGGTTCGCAAGGGTCCGATTTCGCACTTGAGCTATATTCCTCCCCTGTGGGAGGCCCTGCAAAAGTACAATTACCCCGAATTTGGGATTCGCTGGGATTTTTCTGGCTCCAGGGAGGCGGAAAAATCTCAAACCACCAGCGCCCTGCAGGCCCGCTGGGCGTTTATTAGCAACTTGCCGTGCTATGCGGGACAGTTAAGGGTGGCCCCGCTGGCAGTGGGGGATGACGGCTTATTGGATCTGTGCGCGTTTCAGGGAGGGACATTTTTGCATAGTTTAAAATACCTGTCGGGCGTGTTTTTTGGTTTGCATCATCGAATGCCGGATTGCCGTGTGGCGCAATTTAGACGGGTTCTGCTGGAGTCTGACATACCGGTGCCGTTTCAGGTGGATGGCGATCCGGGGGGAACGCTGCCGGTGCGGATCGAGGTGGTCCCGGGAAGATTTTTAGCGCTGGTCCCCGGGGAGTGGCTGGAGAAAGAGCGCAAGTGGTAG
- the prmC gene encoding peptide chain release factor N(5)-glutamine methyltransferase: MSETWTIGRLLQWTADFLKKQGSDTPRLDAEVLLAHCRNCQRIMLYTAFDEVASDELRNQYRELVKQRAAGRPVAYLVGKREFYSLPFLVTPDVLIPRPETEFLVVKALDILKERSAALAESGQPGEPAAVADVGTGSGIIAITIAKHAPPLMLNGIRAPGADVTAIDNSPAALEIARQNAASLGVAERVTFVEGDLLAGFDDRPRWDLVLSNPPYISEPEYAALDKTVRDYEPRGALVGGPTGTEIISRLIPQAAAQLKPGGWFLCEISPMIEEAVLELLRQEPSLETQPTVKDLAQLARVVVARKG, encoded by the coding sequence ATGTCAGAAACCTGGACCATCGGCCGATTGCTGCAATGGACGGCGGACTTTTTGAAAAAGCAGGGTTCGGACACGCCCCGGTTGGATGCCGAAGTGCTCTTGGCGCACTGCCGCAATTGCCAGCGGATCATGCTGTATACGGCCTTTGACGAAGTGGCCAGCGATGAACTGCGCAACCAGTATCGAGAACTAGTCAAGCAGCGGGCGGCGGGCCGGCCCGTGGCGTATTTGGTGGGAAAACGGGAATTCTATTCGCTTCCCTTTCTTGTGACGCCGGATGTGCTCATTCCCCGCCCCGAGACCGAATTTCTAGTCGTGAAGGCGCTCGACATTCTTAAGGAACGCTCCGCGGCACTGGCCGAGAGCGGCCAACCCGGTGAACCAGCGGCCGTGGCCGATGTGGGGACCGGTAGCGGGATCATCGCGATCACCATCGCCAAGCACGCCCCGCCACTGATGTTAAATGGAATACGCGCGCCAGGCGCTGACGTGACCGCGATCGATAATAGCCCCGCCGCGCTCGAGATCGCCCGGCAAAACGCCGCCAGTCTGGGCGTGGCGGAACGAGTCACCTTTGTCGAGGGGGATTTGCTGGCGGGTTTTGACGACCGGCCCCGGTGGGATCTGGTGCTCAGCAATCCCCCCTACATTAGCGAGCCGGAATACGCCGCGCTGGATAAAACCGTGCGTGACTACGAACCGCGCGGGGCACTGGTGGGTGGGCCGACCGGGACGGAAATCATCTCCCGGCTTATCCCGCAAGCCGCGGCGCAACTTAAGCCGGGGGGGTGGTTTTTGTGCGAGATTAGCCCCATGATCGAAGAGGCTGTGCTGGAACTGCTGCGTCAAGAGCCGAGCCTGGAAACGCAGCCCACGGTCAAGGACCTGGCACAGTTGGCCCGGGTGGTGGTAGCGCGGAAGGGGTGA
- the prfA gene encoding peptide chain release factor 1, whose protein sequence is MRDELEKKLARFTELEQALVDPAVQADGSRMAAYSREHGSLAKLALKYRRFKELNQQIVETNEMIATADADLRELAESEISTLRADREAVWNELLDLTIGGEDANRARVIMEIRAGTGGDEAALFARDLYDMYKYYCEGRGWKVEVMDLSASDLGGFKEITLGIEGEGVFRELQYESGGHRVQRVPETEAKGRIHTSAATVAVLPEPEDVEIDLKPSDYRLDKFCASGPGGQHVNKTESAVRLTHYETNIVVQCQDEKSQHKNLAKALRVLKTKLYEHKQQAEMDKRAAERKTLIGSGDRSERIRTYNFPDNRVTDHRINLSLYKLDSIIAGNLQPVTDALLDYARNEQRANMGVAE, encoded by the coding sequence ATGCGCGACGAATTAGAAAAAAAATTGGCCCGGTTTACCGAATTGGAACAGGCGCTCGTGGACCCCGCTGTCCAGGCGGATGGTTCCAGGATGGCGGCTTATTCGCGCGAGCATGGCTCCTTGGCAAAATTAGCGCTTAAGTATCGCCGCTTTAAGGAACTGAATCAGCAAATTGTAGAAACCAATGAAATGATTGCCACGGCGGACGCCGACCTGCGGGAACTAGCTGAGTCCGAAATTTCCACCCTGCGCGCGGATCGAGAGGCGGTGTGGAATGAGCTGCTAGACCTGACCATTGGAGGGGAGGACGCCAACCGGGCGCGGGTGATCATGGAAATTCGCGCGGGGACCGGCGGCGACGAGGCCGCCCTGTTTGCCCGGGACCTGTACGATATGTACAAGTATTATTGCGAGGGGCGCGGCTGGAAGGTCGAAGTTATGGACCTGAGCGCCAGCGACCTGGGGGGTTTTAAGGAAATCACCCTGGGAATCGAGGGAGAAGGGGTGTTTCGCGAATTGCAATACGAATCGGGGGGACATCGCGTGCAGCGCGTTCCCGAGACAGAGGCCAAGGGGCGGATCCATACCTCCGCTGCCACGGTCGCCGTGCTACCCGAGCCGGAAGACGTGGAAATCGACCTCAAGCCCAGTGATTATCGATTGGACAAATTTTGCGCCAGCGGTCCCGGCGGGCAGCATGTCAATAAGACCGAATCGGCGGTGCGGCTGACCCATTATGAAACAAATATCGTGGTCCAATGCCAGGATGAAAAAAGCCAGCACAAAAATCTGGCCAAGGCCCTCCGCGTATTAAAGACTAAACTGTACGAACATAAGCAACAAGCCGAAATGGACAAGCGGGCCGCCGAACGCAAAACACTGATCGGCAGCGGTGATCGCAGCGAACGGATCCGCACGTACAACTTTCCCGACAACCGCGTCACCGACCACCGCATCAACCTTTCACTTTATAAACTTGATTCCATCATCGCCGGAAATTTGCAGCCCGTCACCGACGCCCTGCTGGACTATGCCCGCAACGAACAACGCGCGAACATGGGCGTGGCGGAGTAG
- the rpmE gene encoding 50S ribosomal protein L31, whose translation MKKDIHPRYVLTTVSCGCGNTFQTRSTVPELKVDICNSCHPFFTGKLKFVDTAGRIEKFKNKFSSTGLASLKRGKKASEAPAAAES comes from the coding sequence ATGAAAAAAGATATTCATCCCCGTTATGTCCTGACCACGGTAAGCTGTGGTTGTGGCAACACGTTTCAAACGCGCAGCACGGTGCCCGAGTTGAAGGTTGATATTTGCAACTCTTGCCACCCGTTTTTTACCGGCAAGCTGAAATTTGTCGACACCGCGGGCCGCATCGAAAAGTTCAAGAATAAGTTTTCTAGCACGGGACTGGCCAGCCTCAAGCGGGGCAAGAAAGCCAGCGAAGCTCCCGCCGCGGCGGAATCTTAG
- the hisB gene encoding imidazoleglycerol-phosphate dehydratase HisB: protein MSRTATIARKTAETDIQLTLNLNGGGNSQIQTGIGFFDHMLTLFAKHGAFDLEILATGDLHVDQHHTVEDTGIALGQALKQALGDKAGIQRYGHFTLPMEETLVTTAIDLSGRYALVLLAPFTTAKIGDFDSELVEDFWQAFAANGLLNLHILLHHGRNNHHIAEAIFKATARALRMAVSADPRMPGIPSTKGSL from the coding sequence ATGTCCCGCACCGCCACGATCGCGCGCAAAACAGCCGAAACCGACATCCAACTCACCCTCAATCTGAATGGGGGCGGAAATAGCCAAATCCAGACCGGTATCGGCTTTTTTGACCACATGCTGACCCTCTTTGCCAAGCATGGGGCCTTTGACCTGGAAATCCTCGCGACCGGGGACCTGCATGTCGATCAGCACCACACCGTCGAGGATACCGGCATCGCCCTGGGCCAGGCCCTCAAACAAGCCCTGGGGGACAAGGCCGGCATCCAGCGGTATGGCCACTTTACCCTGCCGATGGAAGAAACCCTGGTCACCACCGCCATCGACCTGAGTGGCCGATACGCCCTGGTCCTGCTGGCTCCCTTCACCACGGCCAAGATTGGCGACTTTGACAGCGAACTGGTCGAGGACTTTTGGCAGGCCTTTGCCGCCAATGGACTGCTGAACCTGCACATCCTGCTGCATCATGGGCGTAACAACCACCACATTGCCGAGGCCATCTTTAAGGCCACTGCCCGCGCCCTGCGCATGGCGGTCTCCGCCGATCCCCGGATGCCGGGCATCCCTAGTACCAAGGGAAGTTTGTAA
- a CDS encoding Rieske (2Fe-2S) protein, whose protein sequence is MPDFVTVAQVGSIPEHQGITVTVGERLIAIFYENGQYLAIDDLCPHMGASLGAGECHGGVVACPWHAWRFRVSDGCWLDNPRIKIDSFPVRIQGSDIQVALPDPATS, encoded by the coding sequence ATGCCTGATTTTGTCACTGTCGCCCAGGTTGGTTCGATTCCCGAGCACCAGGGAATCACGGTTACCGTGGGGGAGCGTCTCATCGCGATTTTTTATGAAAATGGCCAATATTTGGCGATTGACGACTTGTGCCCGCATATGGGGGCCTCTTTGGGGGCGGGGGAGTGTCACGGCGGCGTGGTCGCCTGTCCCTGGCATGCGTGGCGGTTCCGCGTGAGCGATGGTTGCTGGCTGGACAATCCGCGGATTAAAATTGATAGCTTTCCGGTGCGCATCCAGGGGTCGGATATCCAAGTTGCCCTGCCTGATCCTGCAACATCCTAA